DNA from Thunnus maccoyii chromosome 21, fThuMac1.1, whole genome shotgun sequence:
ATGAGAGGGAGGATGGGATGTTCGCGCTCAGAGGAAGGAGTGAGTTAACTGGCTTCTGAGGGGGAGGGAGCCCACCTGCTGTCATGTTGCAGCTCACTGACCCTCCTGTTGTTGCTTGTGCACTCTTGCTACACAAGAATAAACACAAGAGCTACAGAACCCATGGTCAAGGTTGCAACAGAAATGCctttaacagcaaaaaaacCTCACTaattgttgacatttttgccCAAATTTGTTAGTAAGCATTGACAAACAGGTgtaaaaacacatctgcaaGAGTATTTAGACCAACATGCAACATTAAATTATGTTGAAAGTGATACTAATAAAACAGTAACaacaaattataaataactTGTACTGCTGTTAAGGACATTTAAAGTAAAGGGGTTTCAGTTGAAGGTAGCGACAAATAActgttcaaaaatatatttttgacgGGGGAAATAAGTatatattttagaaatataCATATAGCAACAGCACCAGGACTAGTGACATCAGTCCTTGTAGCTCAGACAGACCAAAGAAAAAGGCAGcattgtttaattaaaaatcaagAGGCAATGTTACTACACCAGGAAATACCTTTCAAAAGATTACCGAAcaatcaaattaatcaataaaaaaaacattgatgtaGCTGTAGTTGGGAACAAACATGTATCTTGTTAGGTGTAAACAACATAGTCACTGTGGACAGAAATGTTTTGAGAGCATGACACCAGTTTCACTTCCTGGATAACAGAGCGGTCtgttctcttttctcctctgtagCAGTGGCCCAGACTGAGGATGGGCCTGTTGTATACTTGAAGTCTCATCCCTGGAGGATCCATTACTTTATAACCTTGCGCCTTTGAACGCCGACAGCCCCCCAAGATGGACGAGCAATCCAGTCACCCCAGTGTTAGCATACCCTGCCACAACGAGCAGAGGGACAAGAAAAAGCGATACACAGTACGTGCAAAAATTCTGCTTGTTGTTGAATTAGCATTTTTGAGCAGCAATAATTCTTCAAACTGTTTGGTTGTCAAAAACTGAACGcttaaaaatgttatgttgCTGTGAAATGAGCTCAAACGTATGTTAATGCAACACATGTTCTTCCTGCCTCTTTGTAGGTTTACAAAGTGATAGTCAATGTTGGACAGCAGGAATGGTTTGTCTTCAGGCGATACGCAGAGTTCGATAAACTTTACAACACAGTGAGTGatgtcattttgatttttacaacatattaacatatttctgttctgttcacGAGTCTTTGATGacgtctttttttaattttgctctCATATCTTTTAACGCAGTTAAGGAAACAGTTTCCATCAATGAACTTGAAAATTCCTGCCAAAAGGATATTTGGGGATAATTTTGACCCCGGTAAGTGTTCCCACGTGGCTCATGTTAGGTTATGTGATGTAAATATGCTTAAAATATTCTTCACAGCATAATCCAACACATATATTCAGATAAAAGCCCAGTTCCAGATGTTGAATACTGTCAATCCTAATATCCTGGTGGAACGCTGGAACTTTTGatttacagcaatgtttttcttgatacatgttttttttatttgataaaatcAAAACCGTATGCATCCATCCGGTAGAGTTCATCAGGCAAAGAAGAGCAGGGCTGCATGAGTTCATCAAGCGACTTGTGTCTCATCCTCAGCTTTGCAACCAGTAAGTGTCGGGCTTCTCACtgtcattacattacattacatcactGCCTGTATTAAGACGGATGGTTTCAGTTATCTGAATCCACCGTTCTAATAAGATACAATTTGATTCGCCATGGTTTACACTTGACATAAATGAGATTAAAAAGATGGAGAGTTCTGCTTTGTCATGTGTACTGCTGTTGAACTTCTCTTATGTAACTGCTTGGTCCCTCTTTAACTTTACAGTCCAGATGTGAGGGCTTTTCTACTGATGGACAAAATGCAAAACTTTTCAGATGCAtctgaggatgaagatgataaaGTAAGTAACCGATCAACTTATTCCAGTTTTGattcatttactgttttttgttgttttatatgttgCTAACCCCAAAATAAGACTATGTCTTGTCAGTTGTTGCTTGGGATTGTCAAGAGATAGTACAGGTTAGCCACTGATTGTCTATGTatactcaaaataaaaaaaagattgtaaaCAAACTCCCTTAGGTTGTTCTTGGAGCACAGATAAAGGAGTGAATTCTCGGATCCAAGAACTGTCCTTGGCAGTGACTCagtgttgagtgtgtgtctctgttttagCCTTTGGTTACATCTTAGCAGCTACTCTAGataatatttcttcttctgtttaacAGAGTAACTCTACCTCGAGAAACATTAACCTGGGACCCTCTGGAAATCCACAGTATGTTTCATACACTTTTAAGAAAATCTAATGTTATAGCACCAAGTGGGCTGCCTTTCTCTTTGCCTTTAATAGCCATTTCACACTTTGGAGTTGTGtaatgacatacagtacatttttacattagtgAAATGAATGTCATAATTTCTGTTTCAGTGCCAAGCCCACAGACTTTGACTTTCTAAAAGTCATAGGAAAAGGGAGTTTTGGGAAGGTATGTGAACAATGCAATACTGGAAGATACATTTGGTTTCTGTTTATCTCAGAGTGATAATTTACAGGAGAACAAACCAAATTTATGGATGTATTTAGATAAAATATTGTCGTTAATGCAGTAGTGTCATCACATGGAAAGCAGTTTCATTCATAACTCAACTTTTTATGTGctacttttgaaatgtttgtgtgttgtttttcttttggggTAGCACTGAGTTTTAGTTCTGCTCTGTCGGTCTTTCCATATAAGAAGTGAGAATCAGATTGGGAGTTATACTGGTTTACACTGTTGATGCAATGTTCCACATGCTGTTTCTTCCTTGTGATGCAGGTCTTCCTTGCCAAACGGAAACATGACGCTAAGTATTACGCAGTCAAGGTCCTACAGAAAAAGGTCATTCTCAACAGAAAAGAGGTAACTTTACAGTCGGATGTGATCCATATGTCAGCCATGTTTATTTAATCTATTGTTCTCCTACTAAATTACTCCTCCTTCAAATTAGCAAAAACACATCATGGCAGAACGCAACGTGCTGCTGAAGAATGTGAAACACCCTTTTCTGGTCGGGCTTCATTACTCCTTTCAGACCACAGACAAGTTATACTTCGTCTTGGACTTCATCAATGGAGGAGAAGTGAGTTGTTTCAGCTTTGTGAATAATGCGCTCACACAGAAATGAGTCACAAAGTCAAGAAAAGCTGAGGATGGCAGTAATTCAGGAAATTAGTTTTTAACGACTTTAATGGCATTCCTCAGAGCTGTACTGTCACTAGTCAACACACTTCCACGTGTGAAATTCTTATCAGAGATCACAGTGTTACCAAGAATAAGGAACAGCTTGGAGTGTGACTTCCTCTGTTGACCTCCTTCAAATGTGATCAGCCTTTTTAAAGCCGCCATGTGTGACTGACTGTGTTAGAGTGACTAAGTACAATCTGTGCCCAAGTTAATCTGCCTCTTGCCCTTCTGAACATGATGACTACAAAAACCTGTTGGATATAAATGAAATCAgatcagtattttcattttccagtCAATGTACTCCAGTATTAAgataaaaaaagcattttcagaCAAAGGCGTATTGTATTTAATTAAAGATATTAAGGCATTGTGAAAATATTAACAGCTGTGTAAAGCTTTCCAATCATCATGGCTcattaggttttttttaattcagcgATATCTTTGTGATATAATGGTTATAATGGCTTTGAAGTGATACAGCATGCTCCTATAATGTCTCTGCCGAGTAATATTAATACATCCCAATAATCGAGTGGAaccttttcatttcagcttttctTCCATCTTCAAAAAGAGCGGACCTTTCCAGAGCCCAGGGCAAAATTCTATATTGCTGAAATGGCAAGTGCACTGGGATATCTGCACTCGCTCAACATTGTTTACAGGTATGTTGAGGGAGGCCTTTAATTTGTCAATATGATTCAACCAAAGTTCTTGTCAGATGGTCGAACAGCGTTTGAACCCCTTACCCCAACACCTGTCTGATATCGGAATTCAGGGGCCGCGTCTGACAAATTCAGTAACTTTCTGAAACCATTAACCTGAAAAGCATGCCCTCTTGACACAGTGATTGGCCAGACTCTCCTTTTACCCTTTTCACACAAGTTCTCATCATTTTTCATATGTATAAATGCAACACTACAAACACATTTGAGGAAAGATTGTCAGAAAGTGCACAATGTTATTCCCACTTGAACAATCATCATGTCTTGCCCTTCTCTATGATGGCAGGCTG
Protein-coding regions in this window:
- the sgk3 gene encoding serine/threonine-protein kinase Sgk3 produces the protein MDEQSSHPSVSIPCHNEQRDKKKRYTVYKVIVNVGQQEWFVFRRYAEFDKLYNTLRKQFPSMNLKIPAKRIFGDNFDPEFIRQRRAGLHEFIKRLVSHPQLCNHPDVRAFLLMDKMQNFSDASEDEDDKSNSTSRNINLGPSGNPHAKPTDFDFLKVIGKGSFGKVFLAKRKHDAKYYAVKVLQKKVILNRKEQKHIMAERNVLLKNVKHPFLVGLHYSFQTTDKLYFVLDFINGGELFFHLQKERTFPEPRAKFYIAEMASALGYLHSLNIVYRDLKPENILLDHEGHIVLTDFGLCKEGISQTDTTTTFCGTPEYLAPEVLRKQPYDNTVDWWCLGSVLYEMLFGLPPFYSRDTHEMYDNILHKPLAMRPGASSTAWSLLQGLLEKDGTHRLGSRNDFSEIKAHNFFSSINWDDLEQKKIPPPFLPHVSSFSDISNFDPEFTDEMVPNSICWSQEHSIVNASVMEADDAFVGFSYAPPSDDSFL